The DNA region CTCGATTCCTGAGCCCCAAATGAACCGCGCGGCGTAAATCCATTCTACGGAGTTCGCCGAGATTATGAGGATCCAGGAAAGCACCAGACCGCAGCCCGTACCGATCATCGTTGTTTTGCTGCCGAAGTACTGGTTGAGCACAAACCCGAGGATCGCTCCTGGCAAACGGCCCAAATAAAACATCGACGCCATCCAAGAAATCTCGGAAGTCGTCGCCGGAAACGGGGAATTCCCAGTCGAAAATTGAGCGAGATATGGCGAAGCCCAACCGAATGTCAAACCGATCACGAACATCATCGTCGTAGCTGcggaaaatagaaattaataagACCGTTGAAAATAACGGTATTGAAAATGGTAACGGTCAATCTGGTTGAGCGTAAGGGTAacgtaaaaatacaaattatggaagttacaaaaatttgaaatggaaCGTCAATTAGAGTTTCAGACTTTTTTCAAGTGTGTAAGAAAGAAATAGCTGGTTAGACGGTTTCACAATTGCGTTAGTAGTTTGGAATGCGATGATTCGCTCCGGTGTTCTTGTTTTTGCATAATGCCCCATAAGAAGTTTCACTTCGAAAATacaggaaaataaataacatgaACATTGCGATCTCATTGAAATCtctgataaatttattctcctttcttgtccatattttttaacatcgGATATATTAATCAACCAGAATACCAAAttcataattcaaatttcacacgTTCGACTCacttaaaacttttttattttcattgaataattaatttctcttcaaaattatgtgaaaaaatttagtgaagagagaaagagaaatgtaatataagtgatttgaaattgtacaattttaatAGATTtagtttgggaaaaaaatgaagtttcaCTTCTCTCATGTGACTCCGACAAGGTAATTCTATTTTATGTACTtgaatttcagaaatattcaATGCACGACTACCTTGTAAtagaattaatgaaaaattgtaaactttTAGCCAACCAGTCTCCGTAAACAAAATGATTCCTGCatttcaattttgttatttacatacataGAAAACTATTCGATCGATCAAATATAGAATCTAATCAATTGAAGTATGAATTAACCGTTCATTCAATCACAGTTACTCGAATACAAGCTGGAAAACTTGTAGATAGATAGAAAATCTAATCAAATTATATCGAAAGACAAGAAGATCCCTTTGCTTGAGATCTAAAATCTCAAAGTCCATTTACGCATTCTCAAGGTATcgcggaataaaaaaaattatgacatacgcacacacgcacacacacacctggGCATCCgctgaaaatgatcaaaggTGATTCCCTAAACTTTAAAACTGCGGATCTAGTCATCAAAATGCATTCaactcaactttttattttacggATGATTATGTTAATAACTTTTCTTGTTGGAAGAGCAGGAGGgtaaaaataggatgaatttttttccagaaagCTTAAGTGTTAGTTTTACAGAAGAAAGTCATTTTCGCATAACGTCGAATTTTTAGACCAAGTCTAAGTGTCATGTAACTGTTTTCGATTCAAATTGtatgtaaaaattcattcttctaACCCTCAgtgaggaaaattttatcgaaataaaacagaaattcTAGTTTTTAGTGCAATCCTGAACgaaattgacattttaaacTTGTATTCTATATTTTGCAGATCGCAAGAAACTTACTGTTCGGAGTTGACTTCAAggctccaaaaaaaaaatatcataaaattcttttACCTATGGATACTAGTTTATTTTTACGATGTCAATcaatacatataaaaaattaatacaagggatataaatttcacaaatatatAACTCgaattttgcaataaaataattgttcccgttatttttattctcctatcggaaaataaatttggaataGTAGAAATCCTTATCACTCACAGGAGAAGTCACATATGAGACTTCTTGGACTGATTGTAAACATAAAactgttattgaaaatatctgaATAAATTACAGACGAAGacgataattaaatttttttttaacaatccagccaccaaaaaaaatttctgattcatTTCAATACAATTCCTATCTCTACCAATGAAAAGGATAATTTTCTAAACTCCTTCAAACTTGAGCTAAAACTAAagaaatatagaaagaaaatttttctccggaaaaatttacagtttaatataaatcgaatatttttgatatgtaggaaaaaaaaagaaaaaaaagtttcttgtaaatttttctgccTTCTTCAACTCACTGGCAACACCTCCGATCCATTGCAGCCACAGAGTGCTCCTGGGTAACTTGGATGCACTCGGTAtcattgtgtaaaaaattcagtaCCAGAGGTTGACCATCAGCCCAGACAATCAAGTGGCACTAATACACAATATCGCAAAGACGACTAACTACTTGTCTGCAACGTGACTCGCGCGTTCAGAACGTGTAATTTCCACAAGCGTAGATCAACTGTCTACGAAAGTAGTCATCACGCCCCAAACTCCTCTTCGAGgtcgtataattataaattatctgGATGAGATTGTAAGACATGTGCATAGATTTAATGTTGATACATATCGATGTAATTCAATAAGAATGTTAATAATAAGTTTATCTACTTTCTTGGGCAGTACGTGAACACATATCGTTGCGGATACGCCACTCATTGATATATTTCTCAATCTCATAGTATAATATGACATTGCAAATATTCTCCtgtaattatgattattattgttattattattattacatttgaCTAATCTgagatttttataatatcaagTCATGATTAAATGTAATTATATAAAGTTGAATTCGAAACATCCCAATTGCCTTATCAAACAGATCGGATTGAAGCTGTTGacttacttatttatttatttttatatattattattattattatatatatttatttattaatagaTTAGGTAACAAGTATTAGAAACTTACAGCCTATAGGCATCATTCTAGTGATACTTTTCAGGGATCGTTCATTAGGAATATTTGTACTTTACGGCGAAACATGATACTCATTGGAACAATCTCGTTTTTGGAAGGCGcagaatttcatttcgttttgaaatttttcatttaaaataatgaaaccgTTTATTGACTCGCAGATAATATGATAATTCCCACAAATAATTTGGTGGATTGAATAATCGATTGGATTACATCCGTTACACGTATATTCAGCTTTATGAAACGTTAAACAGTTTTAGCAGTCATTGTGGATTCCTAATTTCAACCAAATATTTATGAGTTAGTTTTGaagagttatttttattttagtcaaTTAAACGGTGTAATAGTGAagcatataatttttatttaaaacataTAATGTATTTTCTGAGTGCATCGGCATTGTTGAAGAGGTattttgcaacattttttttacaatgacAAACATGTTACGATGATGTCCACAttcgaaaatttggaaaagctctaagaaaaaaaaatcacatcgaagtgaaataatttttctaaatttagtTAAAAGTTTACCAAAGTTTATTTTATGataatttcataattatcAATAAACAATCGATCGGGATGTatttaaaatgcaaaaatgtaaaaaatgtacCAGTAGctcaacttttttaattttttgaattttggttCAAAACGAGAATACATTCttttgatgaaattcaacTCTATTATTgaccacaatttttattataattctgtTGTACCATTTAGTTCTTTACTTGTCTGTTCACTGTTTCATTCTTATCGCAACGAGGAATATCTCTTACTAGACAGACTTGGTATTGGTAAGAGTACACAAATATCCAAGTGGACGTTGAACCACATGTATTTAACCAAATGACAGAAGCGAATGAGTTTCAACATTCCATGCGGTCACCATAAACAGGAGATTGTACATACGATTAGCGCTTCGAACTATTCTAAATCTTTCATTTTGCATCTGTTAGTTTCTATTCATCTGCATCAAGTGAAAGATGGACTTCTCGTTGTACAGTGTCGTGGTAATGAGACTCTTGATAATTTCATGTGGTGCATCTGTTGCCTCGACTCTGAATATTTTGGGGATATCAACGCTTCCTTCGAATTCTCATCACATTTGGTTTTCCGAACTTATGAGAGGCTTGGCCCGAAATGGGCACAATATTTACGCGCTTGGACTCCACGAGACGAAGTTTGACGGAGATGAAGGAACGGAGAATCGAACTCAATCTTTCGTGAGTTATCACTTCTTGTTTTGGGAAAAAgtcttcagttttttctttaGGTGTAGGGATTGGAGAATATTTAACACGCTTTTGAGGCGGAATTTTTGCGGATTATGTCTTGATCCAGGTACTAAATTCATGAAGTTTGGTCTTGATTTTCTTATTAATACGATTCCAAGTTGTTGCTCATCTGGTTGGGAACAAAAtagatttaaaaatcattggtGGGGAGAAGATTGAAGATTACTTTTGaagaaatatctgaaaaatgtcTGGCAAATTTGTTATAAACTCTAGTTATCTTACATTTGATACTGATTACTTTTACGTAATCGtaacatttttagaaattctaACAAAAATCTCAGAGTGTTTCTGTAGTTCCAATGAAGAAACTGATATTTAACGGAACAGGCTACTGTGACGACCGAAAAAATATCcgatttttaagaattcttTTTCACAGGTATAACTAATTAATCAAGGGATTGGGTTGTTGGTATTTTAATAAGTGTATATTAAACTTCTtgtgtatattaaaaataaaatttcatcaatatcAACACAAGTGTTGCTATCGTTGTATGTACATgaccgtttttcttttttttatcattttttttcacaaagggcttcgaaagtaagaaaatttttaatccgtCACCATTTAGtgaataatcaataaaaaaaaaaaagaagcacgAAACGGCTACGCTCAGCGATAGCTACGTTTGTATACAGGGTgtcacaaaaatgaaaaagctcATGTTGAcctctttgaaaaatatcttacCTAAGGAAATATTCGGCCGTCCCGTTACTTTTGTGACACCCTGTAGataatcataaaattttattttttattttcagataacCCTTGACTGAGCTATCAGTGCCACGATAGaggagagtttttttttaatagttgTCAAATTATGGCCCATATCtttgttaattttgaatatattttaataaaaatttatataaaataagtttaatATTGCAACGAAGGTACCTTCTCACCCTTTATATTAAAACTAGGGAATATTACGAGTAGATAAATTACTTGGTTGCTGCGtcaattactattattgtaaaaacagtctttCTGTAGACATTAACTTGAGACTTGAGATTGTATTTTCTTGAATATACGATTTTCCCATTTCATTTACTGTGTTTCACTACATTGATTTATCAATCGGAGAACACTTTTTACTTTCTTGCAAGACAAAGTTATAATATTCACTTAATAAAATACCAACAATCCGATCACTTTATTAGTTGGTGATccccgtgaaaaaaaaattggtaaaaatcaGTCATTTTTTCGGCCCTCACAGTAGCCTTAAGGTAATTTTtgtatggaaataaaaattgaaattacttgTACAGATCGACTTctacatatatttaaaaaatcaattgacaaaatagaaaaatgatgaaactaAATCAGAGATTAGgagggaaatttttataagtaaTATTTTGGAGGAAGTTCTGAAGCATTAGATAAGgtccaattttttccaattttcctgaaaatttgTACCAGTATCTAAGAACCAATCATAAAATTTCCACAAAATCTCTGAAAGTGTTCGATTATGTAAAAGTAAGCAGAATATAATGGGAAGTGATGAAAGGTtagcaaaattttcttcagagCTTGTCAgatcattcaaaattttgttaaaaaatattcgaaagtgtattttcattcaattttttgcaagTGTATTGActaacaaaaaattacaaaaactgAATCAAACTTCGTAGACTTTTCTTCGTAACGGCAGGTGTTCGAGCACGTTATGGAGGATTATTACAAAGGCCAAGACTTTTCCCCATTAGAGTGGTTACGAACGAGTGTGACGAAGATGGCATGGCTGACCCACAAAATAGGTAACAATATCTGTGAACAACAAATGGCGACCGACGGAGCGAAAAGGGCTTTAGAAATGGTCAAACACACGAGGATCGACGTCATAGTTCAGGACTTGACGTATGGCCAATGTTTTTACGGATTATGGGAGGTAAACTATAAtcgaaaatttaacaaactTACACGATTAAGCGTAATATTAGAGTGTGATCCTTATTTAGAGCTGGgacgaatttttcatcccatGACCCTTAAATAGGCTccaaatgatttaaaaataatcccctaatttgttcaaatttttatagcaGCTTTGACTCCTTCCTCAAAGATGCTGAATTGCTCGATTTAAAATACACCTGTTTCCGCTATATTCTCGGCATATATTTCATTGTAAAAgtattaattaaaaagaaaaaaaaattaactgccAAATTTACTAGGCATTTGTGTTACTACGTATTAAAAAAGCACGTCATCGTaccagggaattttttttttttttttaccacttattgttagtcattGGTTAGACGCCATGAAAAAACACAGATAGTAGGCACAAAAAAGGCCGCTTAAATCTCGCAGtaacaaatatttaaaaaaatgattactcttacaattaaatatattCTCAACATATTTTATTAGGTTTTAAACGAAatggaaagaattttatttcattttaagtGTAACGTGAGACTAAAATTTAATCGCACACTTGAGAAATTCCTCTACTCGTATACCATCCGTACAGATCTGAGGTCTGTGATCTACTAAAATTTTTCCGGTTGTCCTCGATCAACCAGGGaatcccccccctccccctccccccactcCCTCCCCCCTCACAACCCCTTTGATTGGTAACTTGGCCCTTGAAGGTAGAAGTTGAGCCTCAGCATCTCGCGTTGCTTACAATCTAGAAATATAACTGTGATACCTAGATTTTGAATGGGGAAATCCACCCTCTTGAAGGGAGTGGTTAGAGTTGAGTTGAGAATCTGGAGAAATTGGgggattgttttttaattatttggagGTGATTTTAAGGcatgtgttaaaaaaatttcgacgagccCTGAATAAGGAGAACCGTAGTGTAATATTCTCTCAcgcaaaattggaaaattggagtaatattttattcaactgaTTGTGAGCGAGTTGAATTGTATTCAAATGCTTCTTGagaagtattttttataactctgCTGACAATGCTTCCGAACGAAATCCTTTCCAAATGAAAAACTgttcattattttctatttttcaaagtaaCCAGATCTTTCATTCTTGTGTCCTCAAATATGTATTAATTTTCGtgcagaaaaacaagaaatcgttatttaaaaatacacCTTCAGACTAAACAGGAATCCAATCATTTTCAACTactaatgaaatgaaaatatttaagaaaCGACTCATCAATTCCAGGCGCAGTTGTGATTCAAAAACCTCCATTCTCATTGAATGACGGTAAACCGATTCTTCCCTTCTTCCGTCCCGGGTTTTCAGGTTGCTCAAGGGAATCCAGTTGTAGTTGGATTCACACCATTCGGTTCACCTAACTGGGTAAACAAAGTTGTTGGGGGTAATAATTGGCCAGCAATCAGGACTCATCCTTATTTCGGGAAAACTCAGCCCTTCAGTATTTGGGAGAAgacgttgaatttattttactacGAGGTCGACGAGCTCTTGCGTCACTTCTACTACATGCCGAGGCAGCAGGAACTCGCTGATGAATTCATTGGGAAAAAGATGAGCAGATCGGTCAgcgaaatcgagaaaaacgtCAGCATCATGCTGACGAACAGCTACGCAGCCTTGGATCCGGCAGCATTTTCACCTCCGAATGTGATCGAAGTCGGCGGATTGCACATCAAGGATTCGAAACCACTGCCTCAGGTGAATATCGGACAGCTTCAGGCACGTAAAAAGAGAGCGAAAGCTGTGAGTGAAACGCTTCGATAGTCTGATTGTTGGCaggaaattttgaagaatttttctgaagaaaaatttgtttaatgaCTCCATAGATTGTCACCACGTTGTAGCATGAACATAAAATTCATTCGCTCTAATAATATCAAGGGTTCTGGAAAATAGCTGTACCAAGTGAATTTTAACTGCCAAATTATAAAAAGATTAtcccttcattttttttgccaaatccCATAAAAGTTGAGTCGTTTCAGCAGCTTGTTTCCGttccataaaatttatactcgTTAAATTGATATTGCATGCTTCAACCTTGATGTGTTTCGATGGTTTATGCTTGAACCAGGACATTCtgaaatttctcgacgacgcGGAAGACGGCGCAATCGTAATATCGTTCGGATCTAACATTCAAAGCAGCACCTTGGGATCGGacaaactaaaaataatcCTAGCCGCTCTAGGTCAGCTGAAGCAGCGTGTTTTGTGGAAATTTGAGGCCACTGACTTGCCGGGCAGGCCGAAAAACGTCATGATAAGAAAGTGGCTTCCGCAGAACGACGTTTTGTGTGAGTAATCAAAAGTTTCTGCCGATTTATCGATCACAGTCGGTCATCCGCTTTAGACGCTTGTATGTTATTCACCGATTTGAATTGGAGTTTTCTTTGTCCGAAatttagtcgaaatttttgaacgGAATAGTAAAAAACGTTTGCTGTATAACATATAAAGCCGAAACCGTAGGACCGAGTTATCGTTGCACAATTTATTCGCACGCAGCTCATCCAAAAGTCCGAGTCCTCTGGTCCCACTCCGGACTTCTCAGCACCCAAGAGGCCGTCTGGTGGGGAGTGCCGTTGGTTGCAATGCCATTTTATATGGATCAGCACATGAACATTGATTTACTTGTTAAAAAAGGAGTTGCATTGTACCTCGACTACGAGTCTCTTACCACTGAAATGATTTTGGAAAGACTAAACAGAGCCATTCATGATCCCAGGTGAGAGATgcaagaataaaattgaagaattgtaTAATGCAACTATAAGAGTCGTCGATAATTTAGCTCTTTTATGAAAATAcatggtttcttttttttttttttttttttttttgtttccctaCGTTAAGGCGACATTCTTTGGCCTCCTTACTCAATTCGATAATCAGGCACaatgaataatttgttttcagtATTTCCCGCCGAATGAAGGAGCTTTCTCGAGAGTACAGAGATAGGCCGATGTCCCCCTTGG from Diprion similis isolate iyDipSimi1 chromosome 3, iyDipSimi1.1, whole genome shotgun sequence includes:
- the LOC124404238 gene encoding UDP-glucosyltransferase 2-like: MDFSLYSVVVMRLLIISCGASVASTLNILGISTLPSNSHHIWFSELMRGLARNGHNIYALGLHETKFDGDEGTENRTQSFVFEHVMEDYYKGQDFSPLEWLRTSVTKMAWLTHKIGNNICEQQMATDGAKRALEMVKHTRIDVIVQDLTYGQCFYGLWEVAQGNPVVVGFTPFGSPNWVNKVVGGNNWPAIRTHPYFGKTQPFSIWEKTLNLFYYEVDELLRHFYYMPRQQELADEFIGKKMSRSVSEIEKNVSIMLTNSYAALDPAAFSPPNVIEVGGLHIKDSKPLPQDILKFLDDAEDGAIVISFGSNIQSSTLGSDKLKIILAALGQLKQRVLWKFEATDLPGRPKNVMIRKWLPQNDVLSHPKVRVLWSHSGLLSTQEAVWWGVPLVAMPFYMDQHMNIDLLVKKGVALYLDYESLTTEMILERLNRAIHDPSISRRMKELSREYRDRPMSPLDLAVWHVEHAFRNPRGPLSSPGKNMSRIELNLLDVYAFLTITILAILWISRILVRASFHLFHLRRSQKLHIN